The nucleotide sequence GACCACCTGTCTTTATAGCCCAATAATTCTTTGACACGTATTCCTTGAAAAGCAAGCCTAGaccaagcttctctctcctgctggaatGGAGATGCTGAACTGCCGtcccaaagttcattgacccTGCTTCAAGATGCAGGAGGTCCCCCTGGCCTGCGCTTGCCATCCTCTGTTGAGATTGCTAAGTATTCATCTTTCCCCACTTGCTGTCTTGAaggctttgtttaccttgcatATAAACATGCTTTTCTTTATCTTTGGTCACATCTTGCCTAACTTACAGTGGAGACACATTCAAGAAGgtggaaccacattcctttgtctaggatgAGGTACCTTGTGGGGTACttctaagaacatattttcagcataaCTTTGTAGTTTTACGTATGTTACCCATTTGTAcaccacacaataatattaatgaacaGTGAGTTATGAGTCTTCCAGTGATctattacatgccaccttttgcATTATTAGCCTGACAAcagtgttaggtgtagtgagtatgtcaggcctgaagAGTGGCTGACTCAGAGTAGTGGGCCACCAGTGGCACTTGGTGTCACAGTCAGGGATTCCAGTTAGATGGGCTGAGGTTGTGGAAGGGTCCTGGCAAGGAAATGGTGGAAAACCACTGCCACAGggcatttatttttgtgtgttcatTCAGTCCTTTTTAAATTAAGGAAGTTCAGTCCAAACATCTTGTGCTGCTGGAGCACTATGGCCAGGGATTTAAAAACCCAGATCAGgcaatttaaatttaaacccACATCAGTCTTGCCCATATTTAAACTGACACTAAAAAACATGCACAGCTACCCAAGGTTACTACCTTTGAACAAGGAAGGTTGACGTAGGACCAGGACATTTGAGTACTCTGATTTTCGTGCATTTAAACTCTTAGCCATAAGACTGCATTAACGCAAGATTGTCTTGCACTGATTCTGTGCAGAGCTGTGAATAAACATCTTGTCATCCTTTACAGCCATGTTGAGAGAGGGAGTGGGATCCCTCTTCCCACGTCGCACCCTGGCAGCCGGAGCGACTCCCATCCTAGACGCATATTGTCTTAAATATGCTGAAGATGACTTGGCACCCAGGAAATTAGCCCTAGGATGTACCCAGGGAGTCATAGGGTTGCTAAGGGATTAGGGAGAAAGAAACTGATCCTGGAGGGGCTTGAGAGTTTGCAGTGATGCATGGGGGCATCAGGGTGCAGACACTCCCATCCCAGGTACGTTGCTTGATATCGTGCTGCAATTCTCCACCTACCCAGCAGAGTTTGCTCACCCACCTGGTTTTCCGCTTGTTGCAGTTGCCTCGTTTGTCCTACTTCAGTTTAATTAAAATGAGGAGCATGCATTTGGCTCAGTCTTTCATtctgcttttctttctgcaggCGGCTCTCTGCCCAGCGACCCGGGAGCACCAGCCCAAAAGCAGACAAATGGCTTCACTGGAAATGCCCATCCTTGGCCAGGAGGCTCCAGCCACACAGAGGATTTGGACTCCTCTCCAGCAAACCATCGAGGGGAGAGGGAATCCAGAGCACCAGCCCCAGGTGCCTTGGGAAGTAGCTCCCCAGCGGTGTCTCAGGAAAATTCACCTGCCGTAGAGTCTTTGCAGCTCCGGGAGCTCCCAGCGACTCCAGGGAATATGCAAGTAAGGACTGCAGAGCGGCTTAGTTCCCGTCAGGATGCATATGGTCCAATCTACGAAAGCATCAGGGATAAAGGAATCATGTGCTACCGAGAGAGTTTGTATGAACTAAGTGCTGGCACTGCAGAAGGCCCTAATATGAACTCAGGCCATGCTACTGCAGGGGTTGAGGAGATTGTGCCAGGGGAAACACTGCCACGATGCAATAGCAAACAGGAGCAGCTGGTGGCTGATGATTCCAGGGGGGACCCCGGGAAGTCACCTCAGGAGTGGCAGGAACTCGTCTTGGAGGAGGATGCTGTGAACGAGTCCTTGACAGAAAGGGAGAAGAAGCTCAGGGCGATGTACGCGCGAGTGTGTAAGAAATCCAAGTCCCTCAGGCACTCACAACCTGCAAGCCCAGATGCTTCCACAGAGCCGGAAGAGGAGGAGCCTCCACCTCTACCAGAAAAGCACTTGGATGTGATCTATGAAACCCTGGGGAGCCTGGGGTCTAAGACGCAGGTAATGTGGGGTGTCCTCTGCCTGGGCTGATGTTCAGTGGGCCCTGAGTTCCCTGAACATCTGCTGCCCTCTCGCCTGCAAGGTTCTGTTTCATCTAGGCTGGGatttctccctgctcccccttctACAGACGTTTCCAAGGGGAGGCTTTTGGCTGTCTCCTTCTCTATCGGCTAGGAGCCTCAAAGGAATATTTGAGCTGCTACTCTGCTGTGTTCTTATCAGCTCTCCTAAGCTCCCCAGGGCTGGACCTGGCCAGTACTTGGTTGGAGAAGCCTGCCAGATGCTGAAGGGAGTGTCATTTGGCACTTGGTATGTACAACTCCACCCCAAGTCTGTGCTAATTGAATGCCCCATCATGGTGCTGGGGGCACTCTGTGGCTGGAGATGCTGTCTGATGGATGGGATGTGAGCAGGATCCTGGATGTTGTGTAGTTAAAGATCCCATAGCATGGTAGTTTCAGCAAGGATGGGGTGTTAACCCCAGTCTCCTGGCTAAATTCTGTCTTGGAGAATTGCATCCTGACCTGTGAATTCGCTTTGaagtctcccctctccctccagtcAGACACTCCTTCACCTcttggggccagatccaaagccgagtgaagttaatggaaagctCCTCATTGATGTCAACGGACTTTGGATCAGGGTCTTGCTGCACTGAGCTTAAATGTCCCCCAGTGATTGAACTTTAAAGCCACCCTTCTTTCTGAGTCAGCACCGCTATTATCAAGGCCcctgtttggtttggtttcagattcgcaaaaaagaaaaggagtacttgtggcaccttagagactaacaagtttatttgagcataagcttttgtgagctacagctcacttcatcggatgcattcggtggaaaatacagtggggagatttatatacacacacagagaacatgaaacaatgagttttatcatacacactgtaaggagagtgatcacttaagatgagctattac is from Dermochelys coriacea isolate rDerCor1 chromosome 3, rDerCor1.pri.v4, whole genome shotgun sequence and encodes:
- the LOC119853409 gene encoding uncharacterized protein LOC119853409, translating into MPVFPKPCAMAQCRGCQTPLGDRSASSPAGKQPKAGTTVQEGGSLPSDPGAPAQKQTNGFTGNAHPWPGGSSHTEDLDSSPANHRGERESRAPAPGALGSSSPAVSQENSPAVESLQLRELPATPGNMQVRTAERLSSRQDAYGPIYESIRDKGIMCYRESLYELSAGTAEGPNMNSGHATAGVEEIVPGETLPRCNSKQEQLVADDSRGDPGKSPQEWQELVLEEDAVNESLTEREKKLRAMYARVCKKSKSLRHSQPASPDASTEPEEEEPPPLPEKHLDVIYETLGSLGSKTQNSEVPTIIAQPEE